Within Colias croceus chromosome 10, ilColCroc2.1, the genomic segment GTATGGACGGAACTggtttatgtatgtttatcataatatatttcatgtaaGTGTCAAACCACAGTAGTAACTAAATAATGAGCTGAACCAACCAAGGTGCATGTATCTATCTGTCTCCTGCTGCTTCATGAGCAGACAGGGTTGTGTCTGACGCAGCAGAGTTCGCGCGGCACCCAGCTCGCGCAGCTCTATGAGCTCTAGAACCACTTGTTCATACAGATCCATCAACTTCTTGTCCGGCAATTTCAATGATGCTGTAGCCTTCAGTACTGTATCCCAGTGACCGTTGTTAATATCTGCACAGAAACCATCCACACTATCCACAGTGTTCAATGATACACCGGTTTCTTCCTAAAAGGTTGAagcatataaaatacaatttggaaactataatattacaatttataggTATGCAATCTTAGCACAAAATGATCAAACCTGAAGTGTTTGTAGTGTTTTCGTCAAATTAGATTCCTTAAGATATTGTTGAATAAGACGTATAACGctggaaaattaataattatataaataatatgtttaataaattaataatggagtataattattgttcacATACTCTGCTGATTCTATTTCAATAGACATAACGAAgttgtatgaaatataaaaaacaaattattggCTTATTTCAGAAATTACACTTTGCAATTGATTtaggttaaattaataaagttaagtttatttgataatttgaTGCAATCTTCAAAATCAGcttgtaaataaattcctACGATAAATTCAGACAACCCTGACAGTTGACATTTGACAATGACAGCTGACACATACATATAGAAAGACATGACATTGACAACTCTGGTCTATGATAGGAACAGCTAGCGCTCACTTTTAACCTAGTAACTATTTATTACCACCAAGCTTGGCCcccgcaatttttttttgaagtgaaacttctttatcggggttgtaaaaaaatttagtgtaacattttttcgtcacgcgtgacatttttccgttatgcgccatctttttcttatccctacccttcgtgattcgacgtataagttctgtaaagttgcatatagttactaattatttttaaaaatatatactgttTGGTTGGTTTGTTCCATTATtagtttataaacatttatcatCGTTTGTTCTTCAGTCTTAGATcatacttaatgatctaagtcTTCAGTAAACAAAGataaatcccacgggaacgggaactatgcgggtatttctttgaaaatggGGGTTGCgggtttttgtttatttcaggCTCAAGGCTTTATCTATGTACTCTGCGTGATGTagaagtaaaaattaataactggCTCTAGATTACGAAGAAACGGAAAATCTTATAACTTGAGTACCTATATAGTACCCACTAttacacacgcacacacacacaacacacATACAAGGCCTAAACACCAAAACACACACATGCGTGCCGAAAAAACAATTTCtacttttatttgtttgattgttatacattttttttttcttcttattgGCATTTCTTGAATACTCTTTGGAAGAGGGTGCTGATTCCTGACATACAGGTTTTTACCTAGTTTGGGAGTCTAGAGACTTCAATATTTCAAAGTGTAAAATTTTTtgtcaataaagaatttttgttttattttatttataaagactGAAAATGATCGCATAGGTAGGACCTCAATGCGCTGGTTGTCGTTTTCATTAGTCACAATACAAATTTCGACAAGTGGATAATAAACTGTGGCCACAGCTTGTTTTGGATAATGCATAAAgatattttgcattttataagttttcGGCGAGTGACTTAAATACAGAATAAAACTAAGACGAACCAAGTAACATCGACTTTAATATCCAGGATATAatcagaaaataataaatatctacaattaattacaatttgtcTAATATTAAAACAGGGCAGAGATCGATTCGGCGGGCGGGGCGAGCGGGGCGAGCGGCGAGTGCGGCTCGGGCGGCGGGCGCGGCGCGCGGGCGGCCAGCGCGGGCAGGTCGGGCGGCGTGCGGCGCGCGTCCGCCAGGTACGGGTGCTGCAGCGCCGCGCGCGCCGCCAGCCGCTCGCTGGGCTCGTAGCACAGCATGGCCTCGAACAGCTCGCCGGCCAGCGGCTCGGCGCGCGCGGCGGCGGGCAGCAGCTGGCGCGCCTCGCGCCGCGGCCAGCGCGGGAATGCGGCGCGGAAGTCGGGCAGCAGCCGCGCGCCCGGCCACACCTCATCGCCGGGCGTGCCCAGCGCGCGGAACACGCGGAACAGCTGGTCGATCTCACTGTCCCCGGGGAAGAGAGTCCTGCCGCTGGCCTGTACGAGTTGTCAATGTGAAGCTGATTAATTTCGCTCCAACagcaaaatttcatatttctcaATTTAATCTCAATTAAATATAGATTCTCTCgatttaatatgtaagtaataaaataaagaagtcTCTAAAGACAAATCTGCAGTAGCAGATTCtactattatctatactattatctatttagttttaaagttCTCAGTCCCGCCGGTGTTTCTCGACAATACACCATTACAGAGGGTCTCTCAATATAAGTATCTGGGCCACTGGGTCACGGACGAACTCGTGGATGACGCCGATATTGAGAGGGAGAGGAGGGCGCTGGCCGTCAAGGGTAACATGCTGGCCCGTAGGTTTGCACGCTGCTCTCGCGAAGTAAAGGTGAGTTTGTTTAAAGCGTTCTGCCAGTCCTTTTTCACGTGCAGCCTATGGGTTAGCTACACTCAGAGGGCGATCAATACCCTCCGGGttcagtataataatatgtttaggaTGTTGCTGGGGTTGCCGAGATACTGCAGTGCGTCAGGAATGTTTTCGGAGGCGCGCACTGACGGATTCCACGCAATCATGCGAAAAAGAGCGGCATCCATGATGCACCGTGTCCGGCAATCGTCCAGCAGCATCCTAGCTGTCTTCGTAGACAAATGGGAAAGCAATGTCTTGAGACACTGGATTAAAATCCATGTCTCAAGCgcattatgatttaaaatagtagtgttaataattatttgtgtaatttGATACTAACATAGTTTTTAAGGTAAAAAGATACTAACAATTATATGGATGCAATTAtctgaaataaatcaaataaataaataaaaataaataaatatactaatattataaagctgaagagtttgtttgaatgtgctaatctcaggaactactggtccgatttgaaaaattctttcagtgttagatagcccatttatcgaggaaggctataggctacatatcatctcgctaagaccaacaggagcggagcaatgcgggtgataccgcgaagcacagctagtttgataataaaatttaagttattttctattaaatttttaaagtattttatgtatgtacatgtATATAGTGCTCACCATTTCAGCATAAATACAAGCGAGACTCCAAATATCGACAGCGGTGGAGTAAAACTTAGCACCGAGCAGGATCTCCGGCGCGCGGTACCACAGCGTGACGACCTCGTGCGTGTAGGCGCGCACGGGGATGCCGAAGGCGCGCGCCAGCCCGAAGTCGGCCAGCTTGATGCGGCCCTCCGCATCGACCAGTAGGTTTTGCGGCTTCAGGTCGCGGTGCAATACGCGCTTTGAGTGGCAGTAAGCGATGCCCTCGAGCAGCTGCCGCAGATAGCTCTGGTGGACAATAATAAGAGCGAGGGGCTTTAACatgtacaaatttaaatttattataaaaaggaaaaaaatcaCATCAACATTATAACCTGAATAttccttttttttatctttttttgcTGCGATCTGTCTCCATCATGCTTGGGACAATAAGCGGCATGTTGGACATATGGCATGCACGGTATGTGACCTGTGTCACATCCTCATTATAACAGTGTGGTCACTGTGTGCGGACTAAATCTTGAGGTATTTTTCGTTTCAGTCGTCGTGCTTGATGATCTTCACCCTTAAGGGTCTGGGCGAGAATATTAGGGTGGTGCGCTAAGCGGTCTTTATATGACTTTGTGTATCGTTGGATCTCTTGTTTCGCAGTAGGGATTTTTAGGTCATGGTGGAGGAGCTCGTTAGGTATGTACCACGGAGAGGttgtcatttatttatttctttatttatttatttttatttttatttatttatttattttatttatttatttattttatagtcatTATTCTTAGCATCTTGTTTTGAAATCTTTGTAATATCTCAATATTGGAATTAGCCGCGGTTTCCCAAAGTTGGATCCCGTATGTCCATATGGGTTTTTGGATAGccttatatactaatattttgtTCTCAAGGGACAGTTGGGACTTTCCACCGATGAGCCAGTGCAGTTTTCTAGCCTGTAGCCCAAGTTGTTTTCTTTTAGTGAAGATGTATTTTTGCCAGGTTAATCTCTTGTCAAGGTGAATTCCGAGGTATTTCACATGGTCAGCTTGAGGAATTTCAATGTCGTTTAATTTTACTGCGTGACATAAGCCTCTTCTCAAAGTGAATGTGACGTTTACAGATTTTGTTTCATTTGCCTTCATACGCCATTTCTTGAGCCATTGGGAGATTTCATTACGTGCCTTTTGAAGTATCTCTGAGGCTATTACTGGGTCACTATGCGTTGCTAGGATAGCGGTATCGTCGGAAAATGTACCTGTGATGACTGTTGTGTGTGTCGGTATATCGGCAGTAAAGAGCAGGTATAGTACAGGTCCCAACACGCTGCCCTGAGGGACTCCCGCCTTTATAGGACACAGCTCGGACAACGCTTCTCCTTCCCGGACAATGAAGTGTCTTCTTTCCAAGAATGATTTTATAAGTTCATACAGGTAATTTGGTAGTGAGGATTTAGCTTTATAGAGTAGGCCATCGTGCCATTGCCTGGGATATGTCCAAGAAAGCACCAGAGCAGTATGTTTTTGTTTCCAAGAActccataattttttttgtgagcCTATGTACCTGATCAACAGTGGCATGTTTGCTGCGGAACCCGAACTGGTGATCTGGTATTAATTTCTTTTCCGCGAGTATGGGTAGCAGGCGTGTCAGTAGAAGTGACTCATATATTTTAGAAACGATCGGTAGTAGGCTTATGGGCCTATATGACTTCGCCTCTTCAGGTTTTTTGCTTGGCTTAAGCAACATAATAATCATCCCAACCTTCCATTGATCAGGGAAGAATCGTAGCCTCGTTATGGCATTGAAAAGAGACGTTAGGTAGATCATTCCCGATTCAGGCAGCTCTTTTAATAAACGATTGGTGATGAGATCGTAACCAGGTGATTTTTTTGGGTTAGAGCACTTTATAGTATTGTTGATCTCCTTTTTTGAGAATTTAGGCGGGGGGTTTTCCGTATCCATATCTGTGCCTAGAATATTCCTCTACGCCTTTATACTCATGATTTTAATCTTCTACTTTTTACA encodes:
- the LOC123695166 gene encoding cyclin-dependent kinase 2-like is translated as MENFMNVEKIGEGTYGVVYKAEDRKSGKEIALKKIKLENEPEGVPSTALREISVLRDLRHPSVVQLLDVILADAKLFLVFEFMHMDLKKLMDLTKGPLRLDLVKSYLRQLLEGIAYCHSKRVLHRDLKPQNLLVDAEGRIKLADFGLARAFGIPVRAYTHEVVTLWYRAPEILLGAKFYSTAVDIWSLACIYAEMASGRTLFPGDSEIDQLFRVFRALGTPGDEVWPGARLLPDFRAAFPRWPRREARQLLPAAARAEPLAGELFEAMLCYEPSERLAARAALQHPYLADARRTPPDLPALAARAPRPPPEPHSPLAPLAPPAESISALF